The following is a genomic window from Verrucosispora sp. WMMD573.
GACGACATCGCCGCCACCCGGTTTCTCCGTCGCGGAATCGGCTGCCACTGGGATGAGACGCACCTGCTGGCCGCCGATGATCGCGGCACCTGGCGACAGCTCGGCGGTGGCGCGTCGTCCAGCGGCGACGACCTGACGGGACTACCGCCCTACCTCGTGCGCGATGACCGACAGTCGGCCGCCGCCGCCCGCCATCCGACATCCGACGGCGGCACCCGCTTTGCTGCTCAGCTGCGAGCGGACACGCGGCCGAAGGCGCGCATCGCCAGCGCACCGATGATCGGGCCTGGGACGAGCAGCAGGAACGCCCAACGCCAGCCGACCGCGTCGGCCAGGACGGGGACGAGTTGGATGGTGACGACGGTCAGGGCGAACCCGATGGCCGTCTGTGCGGTGAGCGCGGTGCCGACGTACCGCTTGTCGGCGACCTCGCTCAGCGCGGTCGAGAAGACGCCGGAGTCCGCGATCACCGCGGCACCCCACACCACACCCAGCAGTACGACGGCGCCGGGCGGCGCGGTGAAGAACAGCGGTGAGGCCAGGCAGCAGGCACCACTGACCACCAGGGCGGTGAAGGCGGCCCGAGGTCGACCGAACCGGTCCGCGGCCCACCCGCCGACCAGGCATCCGGCGACGCCGGCAATCCCGATCGCCAGGAACGCGAGCAGGCTGACGTTCGCGTCGTCGTCACCGGTCCGGGCCGCCGTGCCGGCGATCAGGAAGCTGGGCAGCCAGGTCCACAGCGCGTACAGCTCCCACATGTGTCCGAAGTAGCCCAGGTTCACCAGCCGGGGACCACGCTGCGCGAACATCGCCAGGGCGTATCGGGGGTACGGACGCGGCGGCGTGCCCGGGGCGAACTGCGGACCCTCCCGCACCAGGGTCACCGCCACCACCGCGCCGAGCAGCGCGCAGCCGGCCGCGCTGCCCATCACGCCGCGCCACGGCAGGTCGCCCAGCCCGCCGATCAGATGCGGCAGCGCCGAGCCGAGGGTCAGCGCGCCGATCATGACGCCGAACGCGAGCCCCCGACGGGCCGGCGGAGCCCAGGATCCGGTCAGCTTCATGCCGACCGGGTACACCCCGGCCAGGAACACACCGGTGAGGAAGCGCAGCGGGACGGCCCCGGCCAGCCCGTCGACGGTGAGGGCGAAGATGCCGGTGCAGGCGGCCGCAAGGGTCGCGCAGCCGGCCATCAGCAGGTGCGGTCTGATCCGGTCGGCCAGGTTCAGCACGGTCGACGTGACGGCACCGGCGACGAAGCCGAGTTGGACGGAGGCGGTAAGCCAGACGGATGCGGCGGCGCTGATCTGCCACGACTCGCGTAGCGCCGGCACCACGGCGGAGGCCGAGAACCACACCGCCAGGCTGAGTACCTGGACGGCGGCGATCAGTGCACGCTGTACCCCGGGTCGTGACATCATCCGCGCTCCTCGACTGCCACCGTAGATCATCTTGGTGCGCAGCGGGTCGAGCGATGCGTCACTGCTCGTTCGCAGCGTTCGCGGATGCCGGTTGCCGTGCCCCTGCCCAACTTCGCGTAGGTGTCCGGGCGTCCGCTACCTGTCGTGATGCCACCCACAACCGCTCAGCCATCCTAGGATCCTGGCATCATCCTCCTTCGCCTGGGTCGGCTTGTTCTCGGCCGGTCGTCCTGGCGTTGCGCCGCCGACCGGCGTGACAGTCGACCGGCGTGACAGTCGACCCGGCCGGAGGTCACCCTCTGACGGGCACTACGGGACAAGGACAATCTTTCCCACGTGCCGCCGACGGGCGAGTTCCTCCTGAGCGTCGGCGGCCTGGTGCAGCGGAAAGGTCGCCGCGACGACGGGTGTGATCGCACCGCGCCGGGCCAGGTCCATGAGGAGTTCGAAGTGGGCGGGGGTGTGCATCGCGGAGCCGATCAGCTGCGCATTGTGCAGGTAGAGGCGGCGCACGTCGAAGGCGACCTGGTAGCCACCGAGCGCACCGGCGATCACCCATCGGCCACCGTCGCGCAACAGGGGCAGGCCCTCGCTCACGAAGGCTCCGGCGACGACGTCGAGCCCCACGTCGATGCCCTGCGGGGCGCTGGCGCGGACCTGCTCGACGACGTCCCTCGCGCGGTCCACCACGTCGTGCGCTCCCGCCGCGCGCACCGAATCGATCTTTTCTCCACTGCTGATGGCCAGGACCCGCGCGCCTCGCGCCCGCGCGATCTGCACCAGCGCCAACCCCACGCCGCCCGAGGCGCCCGAGACCAGGACGGTCTCCCCGGCCCGCAGCCGGCCCCGCTCGATCATGCCCAGCGCCGTGCCGTACGCCGTCGGCAACGCCGCGAGCTGATCGTCGGTGAGCGGTGACTCCGTCATGTCGTGCACCTGCCACGCCGGTGCGGTCACGTACTCGGCGTAACCACCGTCGCGCTCGCTGCCCATCAGGCCCACCGGGTTCGCGTCCGGACCTTCGGCGTCGTAGATCGCCGGATCGACGACCACCCTGCGGCCGACCAGGCGCGTATCCACGCCGGGCCCCACCGACACGACCCGGCCGGCCACGTCGGCGCCCTGGATGCGGGGGAACTCGATCGCCCCACGCCAGCCCGAGAGGGCCTTCGGGTCGTCCGGGCGACCGTAGGCGCCCTCCCTGGTCCACAGGTCGGTGTTGTTCAGCGCCACCGCGCTGACCCGGACCAGCACCTCCCCCGCCGCGAGGGCGGGCACGGTCACCTCCGCCTCGGTCAGCACGTCCGGCCCACCGTGCCGGATGATCCGCACGGCACGCATGGTCGTCGGCACCGCCATCAGCCTGCCCCTCCAGAAGTACACTGATCTGTGAACTACCACCGTACAGCGATCGGTGAGGAGGAGCCCCGCATGTCGGAAACGCGGGCCCGCACCCCGGCTGGCCAGCGCATCCTTGCGGCCGCCGGGAAGCTTTTCTACGACCGCGGGATCACCGCCGTCGGCGTGGATCTCATCGCCGAGCACTCAGGTCTTACCAAACGGACGCTGTACAACCAGTTCGGCTCGAAAGAACACCTCGTGACCGCCTACCTCACCGAGCGCGACCAACGCTGGCGGTCGCTCGTCCACGCCACCGTCGACGCGTGCGATGACCCCGTCGCGGCGGTTACCGCACCGTTCGACGCGCTGCGGACCTGGAGCAGGACCAACACCCGCGGCTGCGCGTTCATCAACGCGCTGGCCGAACTCCCGGACCCGGCGCATCCCGCCCACCGCATCGCCGCAGACCAGAAGCACTGGCTGCTGCACCTGTTCAGGCAGCTCGCCACCGCCGCGGGCTGCGACCGACCCGTCGCCCTCGCCACCCGGCTCCTGGTGCTGCACGAGGGCGCTCTCGCCACCCAACCACTCGCCCTCGACACCCTCGCGGAGAGCACCGACCTGGCCCGCGGCCTCGTTCGCGCCAGCCGCCGGCGCGGCGCACGAGGAGACGCGCGCCGATGATCCCGAGCGTCCCGCTTGCCCGTGACGTCGATGGCGCCGGACCACTCCTCGTCGCGACCACGGCATGGCCGAGGACCGCCGCTCCTGGGGTCGGGCGCCGCTGGCCTGGCACTTCCGTACGGTCCGCATCGACCTGCGCGGTCACGGGCGCCTGGCCACGAGTGCCGCCGTACGACCCGCTGAGCATGGCCGGCGACGTCCACGAACTCGTCCCTACCCCTGGCTGTCGGGCAAGACCCCCTGGCCGTGGGGCACTCTTACGGCGGCGGGGTGGTGGCCGCCGGACGCTGCGCCAGGACGTACGCGGATGTGGAGATGTCGCCCACCGTCACCCGTTACCCCCGCCTGGCCGACCCGTTCTGGTTCACGCGTCGGCTGATCGCCTTTGACAGCCCCCACGGGCGTTGACGTCGACGTCACTCGTCGCCGACGACCTTGACGTCCTTCCAGAACGCGACCCGGTCACGGATCATCTCGGCCTCGGGCAGCGGCTGCGGGTAGTACCAGACCGCGTCCACGCTGGTCTGGCCCTCGTGTTCCAGCGTGTAGTACGACGCGGTGCCCTTCCACGGGCAGACCGTGTGGGTGTCGGAGTCCCGCAGCAGGTCGGTGCGGAGCGCGGCGCGGGGGAAATAGTGGTTGCCCTCGACCACGACGGTGTCCGGGCTCTCGGCGATGACCAGGTCGTTCCAGATGGCTTTCGGCATGCTTCCAGACTAGGCCGGGCCGTGCCCCGGCCTAGTCTGGCGCCTCGTTTCGAAGGGGCGACCGGGCGATCCGCCGGCGACGCGGCCGACCGGAGCGAGCGACACTATTTCGATGACAGCGGCACCTCGTGCAGGGTGACGGCGTGGAGCCGACCGTCGGCCAGTTCCGCGGTGAGGTATGTCGCGTACGGCTGGCGGCGCCGGTCGGTCGGCGAGCCGGGATTGAGCAACCGCAGACCGCCGGGCGCCTCGCTGTCCCAGGGGATGTGGGAGTGGCCGAAGACGAGCAGGTCGCAATCGGGGAAGCGCGCCGCGCACCGCCGCTCCCGGCCGCTGGCCGGCCCGGTCTCGTGCACCACCGCGATGCGCACCCCGGCGACGTCCGCGCGGGCGATCTCCGGCAGTCGGGCCCGCAGATCGGGACCGTCGTTGTTGCCGTAGACGCCGATCAGCCGGGCACTGCGCCGCTCCAGATCGTCGAGCAGAGCGGCGCTGACCCAGTCACCGGCGTGGACGACAAGGTCTGCGGCGTCGACGGCGGTCCACAGCCCGGCCGGCAGGTCCCGGGCACGTTTTGGCAGGTGGGTGTCTGCCATGATGACCAACCGCACCCGGTCAGCGTAGCTGCGCCCAGGCCCGCGAACCGGGTCAGCCACCGCCAGGTTGCACTCCGTCCCGGACCGGAGCCGTGCACCGGGGTACGCCACGCCGAGCCGTACGCCCCGTCGCGGGTCTCAGGCGGCTCCGGCTGCGGACTGCGCGTCCCACATGCTGACGACCACGCCGAACACGAAGAGCTGCAACGCTGTCGCGAGCCCCGGCAGCTCGATCGCGATGTCACCGCGCCAGACGCTGGTCTTGCGGACCGAACCCACCCGGGTGTCACCGAGAACCAACTCCTCCTCGCCGCCCCAGATGGACTTACGCCGGAACTGGTAGGTCTGCCCGGCCGCCTCGACGGTCCACCGCTTACGACCCACCCGGTCGGCCGAGGCGACCGGCGCTCCCGCGTCGTCGACCATGGTGTACCTGGTGCCCCAGGCGTTGGAGCGGACCTGGAAACGCCGCCCCTCCAGCTCGAACTCGCCACCGCTGCGCCACACCGAACTGTCCCAGACGGCGATCTCCCGACCTCGGTCCGTCACCACGTAACGGCTCCGCCAGACGCTGACCCTGCGAGCTTCCACGTGACCAGGGTAGGCAACAGGGCCTCTGGACGGCATCGCGGAGGACACGCGGCAGCGAAGCCTTGCTCCTCACGCGGCGTGATGCCCGATAGTCGGTGCCATGGCGGAGCACCTGACCGTGGGGCGGGTGGCGGAGTTGGCCGGCGTCAGCGTCCGCACCCTGCACCACTACGACGAGATCGGCCTGCTCGAACCGTCCACCCGCACCACGGCCGGGCACCGGGCCTACTCCGCCGACGATGTCGAGCGGCTCCGGGAGGTGCTCGCCTACCGGCGGCTCGGTTTCGGGCTGCGCGAGATAGCGGATCTGGTCGACGATCCGGCCACAGACGCGGTCGCGCACCTGTGCCGGCTACGGGGCCTGCTGCTGGATCAGCGCGATCGCGCTGCCGCCATGGTCTCGGCGATCGACCGGGAGCTGGACGCGCGGGCGAGGGGAATCAGGACGACACCGGAGGAGCAGTTGAGAGTGTTCGGGACACAGTTGTACGACGCCATCGGATCCGCCTACCCCGCGACCCGGCGCACCGAGCCACGGATCGCCGCGCGTATCTGGGCTGCCCTTGGTGACGCCCGAACGGTACTCAACGTCGGAGCCGGCACCGGCTCGTACGAGCCACCCGATCGCGACGTCACGGCGGTGGAACCGTCGCTGGTCATGCGGGCGCAGCGGCCTCCCGGCGCGGCACCATGCGTGGCCGCGGCGGCGGAGAGTCTGCCGTTCGAGGACCAGTCCTTCGACGCCGCGATGGCGGTCAGCACCGTCCACCACTGGCCGGACCCGGTCGCCGGGCTGCGCGAGATGCGACGGGTGGCCCGCCGGGTGGTGGTGTTGACCTACGACGCCGACGACACCCGCTGGCGTCAACGATTCTGGCTCACCCGCGACTATCTGCCCGAGTTCGCGGAGCTCCTCGTCGGGTGGCCGTCCCTGGCCGACCTGACCGGCGCGATCGGCGGACGCGCCGAGCCGGTGCTGGTGCCGTGGGACTGCGCTGACGGCTTCTTCGAGGCGTACTGGCGCCGGCCGGAGGCGTACCTCGACGATCACGTACGCCGCGCGGTCTCGGTGTGGACCAGACTCGGCCCGCAGGCCGAGCAGCGGGCGGTCGGCAGACTCCGACAGGACCTGGCCTCAGGCCGGTGGGCCGAGCGCAACCGCGACCTGGTCGCCCTCGACGCGGCGGAGCTCGGTCTCCGCCTGCTCGTGGCCTGAGCCAAGGCCCCAGCGGGAACGCTGGCGTAGGTCGGCGCTGGTGTCGCCGTCGACACCGGCGTTGACGAACTCGTATCCACGGTGTTCGGGCCGTTCACGAAGCGCACCCACCCAGTCGGCGCCGAGCGTGCCCTGCGTCGAGCTGGAGCCGGCCGCGACGACTGTGGGGCACGCGTCCGGCCGGCGACCGTCGGAGCAGGCTTCGGTTGGTGGGTTGGCGGCCGGCCGACCGAACGCGAGGTACGCGACGGTGCCTGCCGCGCCCCGGTCGCGTCGCGGTGTGAGGCAGAGCCAGAACTGTCAGAATCGGACTCAAGGAGCCGGTACGCACGGGTCGAGGGGAAGACATGAGCGACTGGAACGACAAGGTCATCGCCGAGTTTCGCGCCAACGGCGGGCAGGTGGGCGGTCACTTCGCCGGCGAGCCGCTGCTGCTGTTGCACACGGTCGGCGCCAAGAGCGGCCAGCCCCGGGTACACCCGATGATGTACCAGAAGGTGGACGGCGGCTACGCCGTGTTCGCATCCAAAGCCGGCGCGCCCACCAACCCCGACTGGTACCACAACCTGCTCGCCCATCCGCGCACTCAAGCGGAGATCGGGACGGACACGGTCGAGTTGGTCGCCCGGGTCACCACCGGGGACGAGCGAGACCGGATCTGGAGCGCGCAGAAGGCCGCGTACCCGATCTTCGCCGACTACGAGCGGAAGACCACCCGCCAGATCCCCGTCGTCGTACTCGAACCCGCGCCGTAGCGAGCAACGATCGGAAAGGCCGACACATCCCGGTCACGATGCCGAGGTCAGAGGCCGGCCAGCTTCTCGAAGAGTTCGTTCGTCGTGTCGTAGTACCTCGTCGTCCGGCCGAGACGCGTCATGCCGAGCCGCCGGCAGACGGCCTGGGAGGCACGGTTGTCCGGGTTCGTGACCGCGATGACCCTCGTCAGACCTTGGTCGAACGCGTCGTCCAAGACCGCCGCCGCTGCTTCGGTGGCGTAGCCGTGCCCCCAGACGTCCGGATGCAGGTGCCAGCCGATCTCGACATCGGTCGGGCCGCCGGTAGGTTCGCCAGCCGACAGGGGAATCGGTTTGAGCAGGAGGTTTCCGACCAACTGACGGTCTGTCGCGGTGGTGATGGCCCAGATCCCGTGGATCGGATCGTCGATGGCGCATCGCCGTGCGATCGAGGCGAGGGCGTCCTCGCGGCTGTTCATGAGTGTCGGCCGCGCGCCCAGGAACCGCACGACATCCCAGCGCGACTCGAGATCCAGAAGGAAGTCGGCGTCCTCCTCGCCCCAGGGACGCAGCAGCAGGCGATCGCTCGCGATGGTGCGCATCTCACCCAACCTAGTGCTCCGGCCGGGGCCGAGGAAGCGCCAGGACGGGTATCACTGTTGCGGGCGAGGCTTGGTGACAGTGAGGGCCCAGCCACGGCCACGCGCCCACGTCGCATCATCCACCGAGGGCACCTTCGGTGGGTACTCGTGCGATGGTCTGGTGGCCGAGCAGTACGAGTTGCTGACCGCCGAACCGTGCATCGCCGGAAAGAGCCCCGCGAACCTGGCGACCTGGTACGTCGACGACATCGACCAGATCGTCGACGAACTCGTCTCGTCCGGCGTCGAGATGATCAGGTACGACCAGTTGGACCATGACGCCAGGGGAATCACCGCGCGGGCCGGCGGTGGACGCATCGCGTGGTTCCAGGATCCCGACGGCAACACCTTCGCCCTCGAAGCCGATACCTGACGGTCCGGCCACCGGCTGCCGGCATCCGGCCAGTTGGACCTGTGCGTGTCGGCACACCGACGGGGGCTACCGGTGGCGGTTGCGGGGGTGTTTCTTGGCCGTCCGCTCGTTGCCGTGTTTGTAGTTGCCGGTGATGCGCGCCATCAACTCCTGAGGATCTTCGGTGTTCACGTCGATCAGGAATCGGGCCGCAGCGGCACCCCGAAGCACGCCAGCCTGCCGGCCGTGATGGAGCAGTTCGACGTCACCGTTCTTGCGGAGGCGGTAGGTGAATCCCTCAGGTGCACCAGGCATCGCCGTATCCTCCCCGCCGGCCGCACCGCACGCGACCCAATTAGGCTGCCGGGCAGGACCGGGCAGGGCAGGGCAGGACCGGACCGGGTCGGGCAGGTCGGTCGCAGCAGGCCAACGGCGGCGTACGGTCACGGCGACCGGTGCGTCGGCTCCCAGAGCAGGATCTGGCGGTGATGGCTGAAGCCGTTGCGCAGGTAGAAGTCGACCGCGCGGCGGCCGGAGTGGACAGTCACGTGCAGCAGCCGCCGGGCGCGGGCCTCGGCCAGGATTGCGGACATCAGTGCGCCGCCGACGCCGCGGGTTGCGGTACTCCGCACGGACCTCGACCGACTGGATGTCGCCGTACCAGCGCTCAAGCGATCCGTGAGCCGGCACCCGTTGCGCGACATGAGGGCGATGTTGCCTCTGCTGAGTGACGGTCTGGGATGCTACGTCCATGCCTTCCTACCCACCCACCTTCGCCGACCAGGTCGTCGCACAGCCAGCCAAGGCCCAGTTCGAGGCGTTCATCGACGAGCACCGCCGGGCGCTCACCAGCTGCCTGGACGGGCTGACCGAGGAGCAGGCCCGCCGCTCGTTGGTGGTTTCCCGGACCACGCTGCTGGGTCTGGTGAAGCATGCGACGTTCGTGGAGAAGGTCTGGTTCGACGAAGCCGTCACGTGCCGGTCGCGTGCTGAGATCGGCATTCCGGCGACGCCGGACGAGTCGTTCGTCCTTGATGACGGCGACACGATCGCCAGCGTCCAGCAGGCGCACCGCGAGGCCTGCGAGGCGTCACGCCAGGCGACGTCGTCCCTGGGTCTGGACGACCTACTGCACGGCAACCGACGGGGGCCGCTGCCGCTGCGGTGGGTGTATCTGCACGTGCTGCGCGAACTCGCCCAGCACTGTGGGCACGCCGACATCCTCCGCGAGCAGCTGATCAACGAATAACACGTGAGCCTGGCAGCCGGCGACAGCGGAGGTCCCTGATGCCGTTACCACCG
Proteins encoded in this region:
- a CDS encoding MFS transporter encodes the protein MMSRPGVQRALIAAVQVLSLAVWFSASAVVPALRESWQISAAASVWLTASVQLGFVAGAVTSTVLNLADRIRPHLLMAGCATLAAACTGIFALTVDGLAGAVPLRFLTGVFLAGVYPVGMKLTGSWAPPARRGLAFGVMIGALTLGSALPHLIGGLGDLPWRGVMGSAAGCALLGAVVAVTLVREGPQFAPGTPPRPYPRYALAMFAQRGPRLVNLGYFGHMWELYALWTWLPSFLIAGTAARTGDDDANVSLLAFLAIGIAGVAGCLVGGWAADRFGRPRAAFTALVVSGACCLASPLFFTAPPGAVVLLGVVWGAAVIADSGVFSTALSEVADKRYVGTALTAQTAIGFALTVVTIQLVPVLADAVGWRWAFLLLVPGPIIGALAMRAFGRVSARS
- a CDS encoding zinc-binding dehydrogenase, whose protein sequence is MAVPTTMRAVRIIRHGGPDVLTEAEVTVPALAAGEVLVRVSAVALNNTDLWTREGAYGRPDDPKALSGWRGAIEFPRIQGADVAGRVVSVGPGVDTRLVGRRVVVDPAIYDAEGPDANPVGLMGSERDGGYAEYVTAPAWQVHDMTESPLTDDQLAALPTAYGTALGMIERGRLRAGETVLVSGASGGVGLALVQIARARGARVLAISSGEKIDSVRAAGAHDVVDRARDVVEQVRASAPQGIDVGLDVVAGAFVSEGLPLLRDGGRWVIAGALGGYQVAFDVRRLYLHNAQLIGSAMHTPAHFELLMDLARRGAITPVVAATFPLHQAADAQEELARRRHVGKIVLVP
- a CDS encoding TetR/AcrR family transcriptional regulator, producing MSETRARTPAGQRILAAAGKLFYDRGITAVGVDLIAEHSGLTKRTLYNQFGSKEHLVTAYLTERDQRWRSLVHATVDACDDPVAAVTAPFDALRTWSRTNTRGCAFINALAELPDPAHPAHRIAADQKHWLLHLFRQLATAAGCDRPVALATRLLVLHEGALATQPLALDTLAESTDLARGLVRASRRRGARGDARR
- a CDS encoding DUF427 domain-containing protein → MPKAIWNDLVIAESPDTVVVEGNHYFPRAALRTDLLRDSDTHTVCPWKGTASYYTLEHEGQTSVDAVWYYPQPLPEAEMIRDRVAFWKDVKVVGDE
- a CDS encoding metallophosphoesterase is translated as MRLVIMADTHLPKRARDLPAGLWTAVDAADLVVHAGDWVSAALLDDLERRSARLIGVYGNNDGPDLRARLPEIARADVAGVRIAVVHETGPASGRERRCAARFPDCDLLVFGHSHIPWDSEAPGGLRLLNPGSPTDRRRQPYATYLTAELADGRLHAVTLHEVPLSSK
- a CDS encoding MerR family transcriptional regulator, whose protein sequence is MAEHLTVGRVAELAGVSVRTLHHYDEIGLLEPSTRTTAGHRAYSADDVERLREVLAYRRLGFGLREIADLVDDPATDAVAHLCRLRGLLLDQRDRAAAMVSAIDRELDARARGIRTTPEEQLRVFGTQLYDAIGSAYPATRRTEPRIAARIWAALGDARTVLNVGAGTGSYEPPDRDVTAVEPSLVMRAQRPPGAAPCVAAAAESLPFEDQSFDAAMAVSTVHHWPDPVAGLREMRRVARRVVVLTYDADDTRWRQRFWLTRDYLPEFAELLVGWPSLADLTGAIGGRAEPVLVPWDCADGFFEAYWRRPEAYLDDHVRRAVSVWTRLGPQAEQRAVGRLRQDLASGRWAERNRDLVALDAAELGLRLLVA
- a CDS encoding nitroreductase family deazaflavin-dependent oxidoreductase, yielding MSDWNDKVIAEFRANGGQVGGHFAGEPLLLLHTVGAKSGQPRVHPMMYQKVDGGYAVFASKAGAPTNPDWYHNLLAHPRTQAEIGTDTVELVARVTTGDERDRIWSAQKAAYPIFADYERKTTRQIPVVVLEPAP
- a CDS encoding GNAT family N-acetyltransferase, which codes for MRTIASDRLLLRPWGEEDADFLLDLESRWDVVRFLGARPTLMNSREDALASIARRCAIDDPIHGIWAITTATDRQLVGNLLLKPIPLSAGEPTGGPTDVEIGWHLHPDVWGHGYATEAAAAVLDDAFDQGLTRVIAVTNPDNRASQAVCRRLGMTRLGRTTRYYDTTNELFEKLAGL
- a CDS encoding DinB family protein, which produces MPSYPPTFADQVVAQPAKAQFEAFIDEHRRALTSCLDGLTEEQARRSLVVSRTTLLGLVKHATFVEKVWFDEAVTCRSRAEIGIPATPDESFVLDDGDTIASVQQAHREACEASRQATSSLGLDDLLHGNRRGPLPLRWVYLHVLRELAQHCGHADILREQLINE